One Lactobacillus sp. CBA3606 DNA segment encodes these proteins:
- a CDS encoding HU family DNA-binding protein, whose protein sequence is MANKAELVNNVAAATSLTKKDATAAVDAVFASIQDTLAKGEKVQLIGFGNFEVRERAARKGRNPQTGDEIQIPASKVPAFKPGKALKDAVK, encoded by the coding sequence ATGGCAAACAAGGCTGAATTAGTTAACAACGTTGCTGCGGCAACTAGCTTAACTAAGAAAGACGCAACTGCTGCGGTCGACGCAGTATTTGCATCAATCCAAGACACTCTTGCAAAGGGTGAAAAAGTTCAACTAATCGGATTTGGTAACTTCGAAGTACGTGAACGTGCTGCTCGTAAGGGCCGTAACCCACAAACTGGCGACGAAATCCAAATTCCAGCAAGCAAAGTACCTGCATTTAAACCAGGGAAAGCTTTAAAGGATGCAGTTAAATAG
- a CDS encoding tetratricopeptide repeat protein: MTYSEKMLAALSSGQLETANKQFAWALRKDDDDTLYSLAEELYGLGFIKQATRIYKKLLEKYPTEDSLRTSLADIAIDDDDSDLALRYLNEVKPDSPAYVQALLVAADLYQTQELFEVSEQKLVTAYRLAPDEPVVEFALAEFYFLIRNYNKAIQFYLDLIKQGQLELSKVNLVERLGVAYAEAGRFEQAVGYLEQIKPAQLTPDSQFELGFTYLQLNEPQKAIDIFNKLREQDSQYATVYPYLAEAQEQLNELDQALLTLQEGLAVDQYNEQLYLKTARIALKLDDADLAEKYLREGLSIDPDNLTTILELSNLLVKQTRYQANIELLDQYLQSNEFDPQFYWNLAVSNAQLDHFKEAKANYLAAYPFFEHNADFLKPAIYFFREAGLPAQAAAALRNYLVIEPDDGELVAMLEDFEDQGY; this comes from the coding sequence ATGACTTATTCAGAAAAGATGCTCGCGGCACTTTCAAGCGGGCAATTAGAGACAGCGAACAAACAGTTTGCGTGGGCGTTACGAAAAGATGACGATGATACCCTGTATAGTTTGGCAGAAGAATTGTATGGGTTAGGGTTTATTAAGCAAGCCACTCGAATCTATAAAAAGTTATTGGAAAAATATCCAACGGAAGATAGTTTACGGACGAGCTTGGCGGATATCGCAATTGATGACGATGATTCTGACTTGGCCTTGCGTTACTTAAACGAGGTCAAGCCGGATTCGCCAGCTTATGTGCAGGCTTTACTGGTCGCCGCAGATCTTTATCAAACGCAAGAATTATTTGAAGTTAGTGAACAGAAGCTTGTGACTGCGTATCGACTGGCTCCTGATGAACCAGTTGTGGAATTTGCGTTGGCCGAGTTTTATTTTCTAATTCGTAATTATAATAAAGCTATTCAGTTTTATTTGGATTTAATCAAGCAGGGGCAATTAGAGCTTTCTAAAGTTAACCTAGTTGAACGACTCGGCGTCGCTTATGCGGAAGCAGGTCGCTTTGAACAAGCGGTCGGCTATTTAGAACAAATTAAGCCCGCACAATTAACGCCAGATAGTCAATTTGAATTGGGTTTTACTTACTTGCAGCTCAATGAACCACAAAAAGCAATTGATATTTTTAATAAGCTACGTGAACAAGATTCCCAATATGCGACGGTCTATCCGTATTTGGCAGAGGCACAAGAACAATTAAATGAGCTAGACCAGGCGTTATTGACGTTACAAGAAGGTTTAGCGGTTGATCAGTATAATGAGCAGTTGTACTTGAAGACGGCACGTATCGCGCTTAAATTAGACGATGCGGACCTCGCTGAAAAGTATCTGCGGGAAGGGCTAAGTATTGATCCCGATAACTTGACGACCATCTTGGAACTGTCTAACTTGTTAGTTAAGCAAACGCGGTACCAGGCTAATATTGAATTATTGGATCAATATTTACAAAGTAATGAATTCGACCCGCAGTTCTACTGGAATTTAGCGGTTTCTAATGCTCAGTTGGATCATTTCAAGGAAGCGAAGGCTAATTATTTAGCGGCGTATCCTTTCTTTGAGCACAATGCTGATTTCTTAAAGCCAGCTATTTATTTCTTCCGGGAAGCTGGCTTGCCAGCACAAGCCGCTGCAGCGTTACGTAATTATTTAGTGATTGAGCCAGATGATGGTGAATTAGTCGCCATGTTAGAAGATTTTGAAGACCAGGGCTATTAA